GACTGCCTCGACGAGCTGACCCGCCCGGTCGCCGACGCCGTACGCCGCTGGAGCGGCAGCGTGCCCGCCGATCAGCTTCTCCACGTCGACACCGAACCGGAGTGGGCCGACACGGCCGTCTTCGTGGAGCAATACGGTCGCGACCTGCTGGAGCGGTCCGCCAACTGTGTGGTGGTCGCCGGGAAGCGGGGCGGCGGGACGACCCTCGCCGCGTGCGTCGTGCTGTCCACCACCCGGGTCGACGTCAACGGGGTCGTCCGCCGGCGACTCGGCGCCCGCAAGGCCTCGTTCGCCGCGATGGACACGGCGGTGGGGGAGACCGGCATGGAGTACGGAGGCATCACCCCGATCGGACTCCCTGCGGGCTGGCCGGTGTTGGTGGATCCCGCCGTCGTCGACCTGCCGTACGTCCTGGTGGGCAGCGGTCGTCGGCGCGGGAAACTGCTCGTCCCGGGCAAGGCGCTCGCCGAACTGCCGGACGCGGTCGTGCTGGAGGGGCTCGGCGTGGCCTGACCTCAGCCCCGCGCTCACGCGATCCGCTCACGCGATCCGCTCACGCGATCCGCTCACGCGATCCGCTCACGCGATCCGCTCACGCGATCCGCTCACGCGCGTCGCTCGACTCCGAGCGCTCGCCCGCACCGTTCGGCCCTGCCCGCCGCTCGACTGCTCGGCCCTGCGTCGGTCTCTCGCGCCGCTCGGCGCGCCGGTCTCAGGCCGCCGTGTGGTGGGCGAGGGCCAGATGCGGGTCGTCCTCGCCCGGTACCGGGGCCGGATCCGCGTGCACCAGCGCGGCCGTCAGGCGCGGTACGGCGTGCAGCAGGGCGTGTTCGGCCGCCACGGCGACGGCGTGCGCCCGGCGTACCGTCGCCTCACCGTCCACGACGACCGCCACCTCGGCCCGTAGCCGGTGCCCGATCCAGCGCAGCCGCAGCTCGCCGACCGCGCGGACCCCCTCGACCTCCCGCAGCGCCCGCTCGGCCCGGTCCACCAGGGCGGGGTCGACCGCGTCCATCACCCGCCGGAACACCTCCCGCGCCGCGTCGCGCAGCACCAGCGCGATCGCCGCCGTGATCGCCAAGCCGACCAACGGGTCGGCGAGCTGCCATCCCAGCGCGGAGCCGCCCGCGCCCAGCAGTACCGCCAGTGAGGTGAAGCCGTCCGTGCGCGCGTGCAGCCCGTCGGCGACCAGCGCTGCCGAGCCGATCGAACGTCCGACGCGGATGCGGTAGCGCGCGACCCACTCGTTGCCCGCGAAACCCGCCAGCGCGGCCACGGCGACCGCGCCGAGCTGCTCGACGGGGCGGGGGTCCATCAGGCGCTCGACCGCCGTCCACCCGGCGAAAGCCGCCGACGCGGCGATGGTCAGCACGATCGCGATGCCCGCCAGGTCCTCGGCCCGCCCGTAGCCGTAGGTGAAGCGGCGGGTGGCCGGCCGCCGGCCCAGCACGAAGGCGATGCCCAGGGGTACGGCCGTGAGCGCGTCCGCCGCGTTGTGCACCGTGTCTCCGAGCAGCGCCACCGAGCCGGACAGCGCGACGACCACCGCCTGCCCGACGGCTGTCACACCCAGCACCGCCAGGGAGACCCACAGCGCGCGCATGCCCCGGGCCGACGACTCCAGCGCCGGGTCCAGCTTGTCGGCGCTCTCGTGCGAGTGCGGCGTG
This Streptomyces sp. NBC_00377 DNA region includes the following protein-coding sequences:
- a CDS encoding YbaK/EbsC family protein gives rise to the protein MRAPIGNFDTAVPVPDCLDELTRPVADAVRRWSGSVPADQLLHVDTEPEWADTAVFVEQYGRDLLERSANCVVVAGKRGGGTTLAACVVLSTTRVDVNGVVRRRLGARKASFAAMDTAVGETGMEYGGITPIGLPAGWPVLVDPAVVDLPYVLVGSGRRRGKLLVPGKALAELPDAVVLEGLGVA
- a CDS encoding cation diffusion facilitator family transporter; this encodes MRERHDHEHGHRHDRGHHQEHGHHHEQEHWRHRGHAVEQAHEHPHHASSPASPGLRHRVAHLLTPHSHESADKLDPALESSARGMRALWVSLAVLGVTAVGQAVVVALSGSVALLGDTVHNAADALTAVPLGIAFVLGRRPATRRFTYGYGRAEDLAGIAIVLTIAASAAFAGWTAVERLMDPRPVEQLGAVAVAALAGFAGNEWVARYRIRVGRSIGSAALVADGLHARTDGFTSLAVLLGAGGSALGWQLADPLVGLAITAAIALVLRDAAREVFRRVMDAVDPALVDRAERALREVEGVRAVGELRLRWIGHRLRAEVAVVVDGEATVRRAHAVAVAAEHALLHAVPRLTAALVHADPAPVPGEDDPHLALAHHTAA